Proteins encoded within one genomic window of Nitrospina gracilis 3/211:
- a CDS encoding response regulator transcription factor: MAENSKTKKGFRRYTILIVDDDPSIVTLVKQLVDQEKYKVISTDDGESAEAIIRSRCPDLVLLDINIPGKNGLEVCRSMRGDKETQNLPIIILSGRTEQVDRNLGLEFGADDYVTKPFNSQELLLRVNNVLKRVYGSQARNDTLTQGVLKVDFGKHEVRVKNKIVQLTLTEFKLLSSLLDNMGQVKTRDYLMEHVWESGEGVFSRTIDTHIQRLRNKLMDAGKYIETIRGVGYRFKI, translated from the coding sequence ATGGCCGAAAACAGCAAAACGAAAAAAGGGTTCCGGCGCTACACTATTCTGATTGTGGACGACGACCCGTCCATCGTGACCCTGGTGAAGCAACTGGTCGACCAGGAAAAGTACAAGGTCATTTCGACGGATGACGGCGAATCCGCGGAAGCCATCATTCGTTCGCGCTGCCCCGACTTGGTTCTGCTCGACATCAATATTCCAGGCAAAAACGGGTTGGAAGTGTGCCGCAGCATGAGGGGCGACAAGGAAACACAAAACCTTCCCATCATCATTCTTTCCGGCAGGACGGAACAAGTGGATCGGAACCTGGGTCTGGAGTTCGGCGCGGATGATTATGTCACCAAGCCGTTTAACTCTCAGGAACTTTTATTGCGGGTGAACAATGTTTTAAAAAGAGTGTATGGTTCGCAAGCCCGAAATGACACATTGACCCAGGGGGTTCTGAAAGTGGACTTCGGAAAACACGAGGTGCGGGTGAAAAACAAAATCGTCCAGTTGACTCTTACCGAATTCAAGCTGCTCTCCTCATTGCTGGACAATATGGGCCAGGTAAAAACCCGGGATTACCTGATGGAACATGTCTGGGAAAGCGGTGAAGGTGTCTTTTCCCGAACTATTGACACGCACATCCAAAGGCTTCGGAATAAATTGATGGATGCGGGAAAATATATCGAAACCATTAGGGGCGTGGGTTACCGCTTTAAAATTTAG
- a CDS encoding HD domain-containing protein, whose amino-acid sequence MEPYAIRVTGNLGKIKKAFITVQKAHSGQIRKGSERELFYHHPRRVCKAYLQFHFKTMEGALAALCHDLVEDTWVNLDNIESWFGPDVRRLVADLTKPDGLSHLEYLKDFEAWPLESKKIKVCDIEDNILSSRSIPFEQREAMMIKWQRYLLALAPEKKPVSGPAKEFSIKWNRVLVLMEKEWKTLAHHPTEI is encoded by the coding sequence ATGGAACCGTACGCGATTCGGGTTACGGGAAACCTGGGAAAAATCAAAAAAGCCTTTATTACCGTTCAAAAAGCGCACTCCGGACAAATTCGAAAAGGAAGCGAGCGGGAGCTTTTCTACCACCATCCCCGCCGTGTGTGCAAAGCCTATCTTCAGTTTCATTTCAAGACAATGGAGGGCGCCCTGGCTGCATTGTGCCATGACCTGGTGGAGGATACCTGGGTCAACCTTGATAACATCGAATCCTGGTTTGGACCCGACGTCCGCCGTCTGGTGGCGGATTTGACCAAGCCGGACGGGTTGTCCCACCTCGAATACCTGAAAGATTTTGAAGCCTGGCCTCTCGAATCCAAAAAAATCAAAGTGTGCGACATTGAAGATAACATTCTCAGCTCACGGTCGATTCCTTTCGAACAACGGGAGGCGATGATGATCAAATGGCAGCGGTACCTTCTGGCGCTCGCACCGGAAAAAAAGCCTGTTTCCGGGCCGGCAAAAGAGTTTTCAATAAAGTGGAACCGTGTGCTGGTCCTGATGGAGAAGGAATGGAAAACCCTGGCTCACCACCCGACTGAAATCTGA
- a CDS encoding helix-turn-helix domain-containing protein — MIEKIGNDIPGHEDSNQPKSVGGRLRYWRKLSSLRLVDLAATINVSQGSLSDLENDKSLPSATTLTGLCRKTDVNICWLLTGEGDMIKEKDAVDKDVSAFKEVVRLMSDNDFKRTVHRLVKIFERGTPTQKAQIKGFMAGVETD, encoded by the coding sequence ATGATTGAAAAAATTGGCAATGACATTCCGGGTCACGAGGATTCGAACCAGCCCAAATCGGTGGGCGGCCGTCTTCGCTACTGGCGCAAGTTATCTTCGCTCCGGTTGGTGGACCTGGCCGCAACCATCAATGTTTCACAGGGATCTTTATCGGATCTGGAAAACGACAAGTCTCTTCCTTCCGCCACCACTCTCACAGGGTTGTGCCGGAAAACCGATGTCAACATTTGCTGGTTGTTGACCGGGGAAGGGGACATGATCAAGGAAAAGGATGCGGTGGACAAGGATGTATCGGCTTTCAAGGAAGTGGTGCGTCTGATGAGTGACAATGATTTCAAACGCACGGTCCACCGTCTGGTAAAAATCTTTGAACGAGGCACTCCGACCCAGAAGGCCCAGATCAAAGGCTTCATGGCCGGGGTGGAGACGGATTGA
- a CDS encoding tetratricopeptide repeat protein translates to MSAFADELPESAREGIAHYNEEHFDQAARKFSEAEALDPENPTVRYNAGNAKYRLGRYEAAIEDYGKVLSGDSPTELKQKTWYNQGNAWFRLGALDRAMESYKKLWS, encoded by the coding sequence TTGTCCGCTTTTGCTGATGAGCTTCCGGAATCCGCACGTGAGGGCATCGCCCATTACAACGAAGAGCATTTTGACCAGGCGGCAAGGAAGTTCAGTGAGGCGGAAGCCCTGGATCCGGAAAATCCCACCGTGCGATACAACGCAGGCAATGCCAAGTACCGGCTGGGACGTTACGAGGCGGCAATCGAGGACTACGGCAAGGTTCTTTCAGGCGACAGCCCAACAGAACTCAAACAGAAAACCTGGTACAACCAGGGCAACGCCTGGTTTCGTCTGGGAGCCCTGGACCGGGCCATGGAGTCCTACAAAAAGCTTTGGAGTTGA
- a CDS encoding BatD family protein, protein MKFFLSFFLLASIALLLPGSGWSQDIRVSASVNNTEITLEDVLDVKVVMEGTQDAPQPDPPALPAFSVRPGGRATSLQIINGKRTASTTFHFQLIPKQPGDFTIGPFKFEIGGNPYITAPIAITVRKGPAPGRKDRLVFAEITVPTHQPYANELLPVTLKMYRKVTVRNVNIDLPLDDFRKVELGSPKQYNRVLDGIRYDVYEWNTGIYPLKAGRTTIPSALIELDIVEQTPSGRRRSGDPFFDDPFFQSPFFHNQFKLKHKILRTDPIELEVLPLPEKNRPEPISNMVGQFQMNTQFSRTQLAQGETMTLTVTVTGEGNPQDALLELPETGGDFKVYADQPEFTRTGGDKTVTGKKVFKYALVPLKAGPLTFPAITLNYFEPGSMRIKRSKPNRKR, encoded by the coding sequence ATGAAATTTTTTCTTTCCTTTTTTCTTTTGGCGTCGATTGCGCTGTTGCTGCCGGGTAGTGGCTGGTCACAAGACATTCGCGTGAGCGCTTCGGTGAACAACACCGAGATCACGCTGGAAGATGTGCTGGATGTGAAAGTCGTGATGGAAGGAACGCAGGACGCACCGCAACCCGATCCGCCTGCCCTGCCCGCCTTTTCGGTCCGCCCCGGCGGTCGCGCCACCTCACTGCAAATCATCAACGGAAAACGAACCGCATCGACCACATTCCATTTCCAGCTGATTCCGAAACAACCCGGTGACTTCACCATCGGTCCTTTCAAGTTTGAGATCGGCGGAAATCCGTACATCACCGCGCCTATCGCCATCACCGTACGCAAGGGTCCCGCACCCGGCCGGAAAGACCGCCTGGTTTTTGCGGAAATAACCGTTCCCACACACCAGCCTTACGCCAACGAACTCCTGCCGGTCACCCTGAAAATGTACCGCAAGGTAACCGTTCGCAATGTGAATATCGATCTGCCTCTCGATGATTTTCGCAAGGTGGAGTTGGGGTCGCCCAAACAGTACAACCGCGTGTTGGATGGAATCCGCTACGATGTGTACGAGTGGAACACCGGAATTTATCCTTTGAAGGCGGGCCGGACGACCATTCCATCGGCCTTGATCGAGTTGGACATCGTTGAACAAACGCCCTCCGGCCGGCGCCGTTCCGGCGATCCTTTTTTTGACGACCCCTTTTTCCAGAGTCCGTTTTTCCATAATCAATTTAAATTGAAACACAAAATCCTGCGTACCGATCCGATCGAGCTCGAAGTCCTGCCGCTTCCGGAGAAAAACCGTCCGGAACCGATTTCCAACATGGTTGGACAGTTCCAAATGAATACCCAGTTCAGCCGGACTCAGTTGGCGCAGGGGGAAACGATGACCCTCACTGTCACGGTGACGGGTGAAGGCAATCCGCAGGATGCGCTGCTGGAACTGCCTGAGACCGGCGGAGATTTCAAAGTGTACGCAGACCAGCCGGAGTTCACCCGCACCGGCGGCGATAAAACGGTGACAGGCAAAAAGGTATTCAAGTATGCGCTCGTGCCCTTGAAAGCGGGACCGCTGACCTTTCCCGCAATCACGCTAAACTATTTTGAACCGGGGAGCATGCGTATCAAACGATCCAAACCGAACCGCAAACGGTGA